One genomic segment of Mycolicibacterium psychrotolerans includes these proteins:
- a CDS encoding alkaline phosphatase family protein has translation MDLPRPDTATAHLADVTPSVLAAMGVAGFEPRIALPYDVGGACVLLVDGLGADLLDAHTADAPFLAGLRGRTLHVGFPSTTAAGLAAVGTGCRSGEHAMVGMSFRLPEVGVLNALRWRPHPWGDDLRDRAVPEQVQPLATVFERAGSAGVAVSVISAAEFAGSGLTRAVLRGGRYVGVHAIGDLVAAIGTTIAERGFCYAYHADLDLVGHLHGPGSDAWRMQLRQVDLLVESIADALPRGGLLAVVADHGMVSLGEDVVDADAAPPLQDGVVALGGEVRARHVYTRAGARADVLATWREFLGPRAWVVTREEAVGAGWFGERVTDDARSRIGDIVVAARGSSGVLRRTAEPVESSLVGQHGSLTSAEQHVPLLLAHR, from the coding sequence GTGGACCTCCCGCGCCCCGACACCGCGACGGCGCACCTCGCCGACGTGACGCCGTCGGTGCTGGCCGCGATGGGGGTCGCGGGCTTCGAGCCGCGCATCGCGCTGCCCTACGACGTCGGCGGGGCGTGTGTGCTGCTGGTCGACGGTCTGGGGGCCGATCTGCTCGACGCGCACACCGCCGACGCCCCCTTCCTGGCCGGTCTCCGGGGCCGCACGTTGCACGTCGGGTTCCCCTCGACGACGGCGGCGGGGCTGGCGGCGGTCGGCACCGGGTGCCGTTCCGGCGAGCACGCCATGGTGGGGATGTCATTCCGGCTGCCCGAGGTGGGCGTGCTCAACGCGCTGCGGTGGCGTCCGCACCCGTGGGGTGACGATCTGCGCGACCGGGCCGTGCCGGAGCAGGTGCAGCCGCTTGCCACGGTGTTCGAGCGGGCCGGCTCGGCGGGGGTGGCGGTCAGCGTGATCTCGGCCGCGGAGTTCGCCGGTTCGGGCCTGACACGGGCGGTGCTCCGCGGCGGCCGGTACGTCGGCGTCCACGCGATCGGGGACCTCGTCGCGGCGATCGGGACGACCATCGCCGAACGCGGCTTCTGTTACGCCTACCACGCTGACCTGGATCTGGTCGGTCATCTTCACGGGCCGGGATCGGACGCGTGGCGGATGCAGTTGCGGCAGGTGGATCTGCTGGTGGAGTCCATCGCCGACGCCCTGCCGCGGGGCGGGCTGCTGGCCGTGGTCGCCGATCACGGCATGGTGTCGCTCGGAGAGGACGTGGTGGACGCCGACGCCGCACCGCCCCTGCAGGACGGGGTCGTCGCCCTCGGCGGCGAGGTACGGGCGCGGCACGTCTACACCCGCGCCGGCGCGAGGGCCGACGTGCTGGCCACCTGGCGGGAGTTCCTCGGGCCGCGGGCGTGGGTGGTGACGCGCGAGGAGGCAGTCGGGGCCGGCTGGTTCGGTGAGCGGGTCACCGACGACGCCAGGTCGCGTATCGGCGACATCGTGGTGGCTGCGCGCGGATCGTCGGGGGTGCTGCGCCGAACCGCCGAACCGGTCGAATCGTCACTGGTCGGTCAGCACGGGTCGCTGACGTCGGCCGAGCAGCACGTCCCGCTGCTGCTGGCTCACCGATGA